The following proteins are encoded in a genomic region of Gossypium hirsutum isolate 1008001.06 chromosome D05, Gossypium_hirsutum_v2.1, whole genome shotgun sequence:
- the LOC107903873 gene encoding chaperone protein dnaJ 15, with protein sequence MRSKKMEGTSAPSLRRDPYEVLCVSRDSSDQEIKTAYRKLALKYHPDKNANNPEASELFKEVAYSYSILSDPEKRRQYDTAGFEAVEDSMDMEIDLSNLGTVNTMFAALFSKLGVPIKTTISANVLEEALNGTVTVRPLPIGTSVSGKVDKQCAHFFGVTINDEQAECGIVVRVTSTAQSKFKLLYFEHDINGGYGLALQEDSEKTGKVTSAGMYFLHFQVYRMDSTVNALAIAKDPESAFFKRLEGLQPCEVSELKAGTHIFAVYGDNFFKTATYTIEALCAKSYEDTTEKLKDIESQILRKRNELRQFETEYRKALARFQEVTNRYTQEKQSVDELLKQRDSIHATFTVTRPPSGISNLSNGSSCKVPVETESPTEDGNSDGKDKSGKKKWFNLNLMGSDKKLG encoded by the exons atgcGTTCGAAGAAGATGGAAGGAACTTCGGCCCCTAGTTTGCGTCGAGACCCTTATGAAGTTTTATGCGTTTCAAGGGATTCTTCTGATCAGGAGATCAAAACTGCTTATCGAAAGCTCGCTCTCAA GTATCATCCTGACAAGAATGCCAACAATCCTGAGGCTTCAGAACTTTTTAAGGAAGTTGCATATTCTTATAGCATTTTATCTGACCCAGAAAAGAGGAGACAATATGACACTGCAGGGTTTGAG GCTGTTGAAGATTCGATGGATATGGAGATTGATTTGTCCAATCTAGGAACTGTTAATACAATGTTTGCAGCATTATTCAG caAGCTTGGTGTCCCTATCAAGACTACTATCTCAGCTAATGTTCTTGAAGAAGCTTTAAATGGAACTGTCACAGTTAGACCCCTTCCTATTGGAACATCAGTTAGTGGAAAG GTAGACAAGCAATGTGCCCACTTCTTTGGTGTAACGATAAACGATGAACAAGCTGAGTGTGGGATTGTTGTTAGGGTAACTTCAACAGCACAAAGCAAATTCAAG TTACTTTATTTCGAGCACGACATCAATGGTGGCTATGGTTTGGCCTTACAG GAAGACAGCGAGAAGACAGGTAAGGTGACATCTGCTGGCATGTATTTCTTACATTTTCAAGTATACCGAATGGATTCCACTGTAAACGCG TTAGCAATAGCTAAAGACCCCGAATCTGCATTCTTTAAAAGGTTGGAAGGTCTTCAACCTTGTGAGGTTTCAGAACTAAAAGCGGGGACACATATATTTGCCGTTTATG GAGATAATTTTTTCAAGACTGCAACTTACACAATTGAGGCACTTTGTGCAAAGTCGTATGAGGATACCACTGAGAAGCTTAAGGATATTGAATCTCAGATTCTAAGAAAGAGAAATGAGTTGCGCCAATTTGAAACGGAATACagaaaa GCACTGGCACGCTTTCAAGAAGTGACCAACCGGTACACCCAAGAAAAGCAGTCT GTAGACGAGCTGCTGAAACAGAGGGATAGCATACATGCTACATTCACCGTAACAAGACCACCAAGCGGTATCAGCAATTTAAGTAATGGAAGTAGCTGCAAAGTTCCGGTTGAGACCGAGAGTCCTACGGAAGATGGAAACTCGGATGGAAAGGATAAATCAGGTAAAAAGAAATGGTTCAATTTGAATCTAATGGGATCTGATAAAAAGCTTGGTTGA